Proteins from a genomic interval of Rosa chinensis cultivar Old Blush chromosome 2, RchiOBHm-V2, whole genome shotgun sequence:
- the LOC112188192 gene encoding isocitrate dehydrogenase [NAD] regulatory subunit 3, mitochondrial, whose product MARRTIPILRHLLTKPRPGVTAQTRSVTYMPRPGDGAPRAVTLIPGDGIGPLVTNAVEQVMEAMHAPVYFEKYEVTGDMPRVPEEVIESIRKNKVCLKGGLATPMGGGVNSLNMQLRRDLDLYASLVNCFNLRGLQTKHDNVDIVVIRENTEGEYSGLEHEVIPGVVESLKVITKFCSERIARYAFEYAYLNNRKKVTAVHKANIMKLADGLFLESCREVATNYPGITYNEVIVDNCCMQLVARPEQFDVMVTPNLYGNLVANTAAGIAGGTGVMPGGNVGADHAIFEQGASAGNVGNQKILDQKKANPVALLLSSAMMLRHLQFPSFSDRLENAVERVILEGKFRTKDLGGHSTTQEVVDAVIAALD is encoded by the exons ATGGCTCGAAGAACGATACCGATCCTCCGCCACCTCCTAACAAAGCCCCGACCCGGCGTCACGGCCCAAACCCGATCGGTCACCTACATGCCCCGACCCGGCGACGGAGCTCCGCGCGCCGTGACTCTAATCCCCGGCGACGGAATCGGACCGCTCGTCACGAACGCCGTGGAGCAGGTGATGGAGGCGATGCACGCGCCGGTCTACTTCGAGAAGTACGAGGTCACCGGCGACATGCCGAGGGTGCCGGAGGAGGTGATCGAGTCGATCAGGAAGAACAAGGTGTGCCTGAAAGGCGGGCTGGCGACGCCGATGGGCGGCGGCGTCAACTCGCTGAACATGCAGCTCCGGCGAGATCTCGATCTCTATGCCTCGCTCGTCAACTGCTTCAATCTGCGTGGCTTGCAGACCAAGCATGACAACGTCGACATTGTGGTGATCAGGGAGAACACCGAGGGCGAGTACTCGGGGCTCGAGCACGAGGTCATTCCTGGAGTCGTTGAAAGCCTTAAG GTGATCACAAAGTTCTGTTCAGAGCGTATTGCTAGATATGCTTTTGAGTATGCTTACCTGAACAACAGAAAGAAGGTGACTGCTGTGCACAAAGCAAACATTATGAAGCTTGCAGATGGTCTGTTCTTAGAGTCTTGTCGTGAGGTGGCTACAAATTATCCAGGGATCACTTACAATGAAGTAATTGTTGACAACTGCTGCATGCAACTTGTTGCAAGGCCCGAACAATTTGATGTCATG GTGACACCCAATCTTTATGGTAACCTAGTTGCAAATACAGCCGCTGGTATTGCTGGAGGCACTGGCGTCATGCCAGGAG GAAATGTGGGGGCTGATCATGCTATTTTTGAGCAAGGTGCTTCAGCAGGAAATGTGGGGAATCAGAAAATATTGGATCAAAAGAAAGCAAACCCAGTAGCCTTGCTTCTCTCCTCTGCCATGATGTTGAGACATTTGCAATTTCCTTCCTTCTCTGATCGATTAGAAAATGCTGTTGAAAGAGTAATCTTAGAGGGCAAGTTCAGGACAAAGGACCTTGGAGGACATAGCACTACCCAAGAGGTTGTTGATGCGGTCATTGCTGCCTTAGATTGA